The nucleotide sequence TCTACGCCAACATGCCCACACCGCGCGAAACCGAATGGGGACTCGGCCACCCCACCTACACGAGCACCGAGGACCGTTCCTTTCACGTGCAAATGGTCATCGGCGCGGAGTTATTGCTCGAACTCGAACCCGCGGACCGCGACCGCTGGTTGCGCGGTATGGAGGCGTGGTGGCGCTACTCGTTGATCGGTCAACGGGAGGATCTGGCGAGTTACTATTTCATCCAAATCGACGCCCTGACCGGCGATTGGGAAAAGCTGCCCACCGCCATCAAGCCGCGCGCCCTCTGGCGGTCTCCCTTCATGCTACATAACGCAGTCCTGCCGATCTGCTGGCTCGGCACCCAGGAGCGCCAGAGCATATCCAGCGCAATCGTGGCGCGACACGTTCCGGCCTTGGCCGAGGCCACGCAGGCACGGTTCGAACGTATTTATAGCGGGCTCGGGAAGGCGGACCTGAAGTGGTTTTCCGACCCGGAAGACGCAATGCCGCCACCTCTGCACTGGATGCTCAACATCATGCAAGGCGACGCGTTGGCCTTTTATTCGCTCGGCTACTGGTATGCCCGCGCCCACGCCGCGGAACTCCCCTTTTCGCTCCCATGAAAATCACTGACGTCACCACGCAATTGCTGACCGCTCGCTGGACCGACGACCCGTCGTTCCCCCAGGCGCTGCACTCCACCGCGATTATTCGCATCCAAACCGACTCCGAGTTCGAAGGGCTCGGAGAACTCACCTGGGGCTACTTCGCGCCCGACGCGGTGCCCGCCATGGTGGACTATTTTCGACCCGTCCTCATCGGACGTGATCCGTTGGCCATCACCCAACTCACCCGCGCCCTCATCGACGACTCAGTCTGGTGGGCGCGTTCCGGCGCCGGTAAAAGCGTCATCAGCGGCCTTGAGCTCGCGCTCTGGGATTTGAAGGGCAAGGCCTTCAATGTGCCCGTCTGGCAACTCCTCGGAGGCGCCGTCCGTGAGCGCATACCCGTCTACGCTTCCGGCGGACCGTCGCTGTGGCCGCTCAACAACCTCGTGCGTAAGATCGAGCACTACGCCGCGCTCGGCTACCGCACCGCCAAGCTCTCGACCAACTACTATGAGCTGCCTCCCGCACTCGATGAACAGGTGCGGATGACGGCTGTGGCGTTTCCTTTTTCGCGTCGACTGGAGGTTCTCCACGAGGGCTTCACGCGCTTGCGGGCGGAGTTTGGCGACACGATGGACTTTGCCATCGACGGCCATCAGGGCGGCGTGCCGAATCCCATCCCCGTGAGTGAAGCCGTGGGCATCGCCGAAACCCTGGCGCCGTTTCGACTGCGCTTTTACGAGGAGCCGCTGGCCTACACCAATCTCGACGGCTACGCCGAACTGCGTTCACGTGCGCAAATCCCCCTCGCCGGCGGAGAAAGCCTCTGCGGGCTCGACCAGTTTCACGACCTCATCACCAAGGGCGGCGTCGATGTCATCCAACCCGACATCGGTTTCGTCGGCGGCCTGCAGGAAACCGTGCGCATCATGCACCACGCCGAGGCGCACAATCTCAGCACCGCCATTCACACCGGTGCCTCGATGGGTCCTTCCCTCGCCGCCTCCTGGCACCTTGCCGCCGCATCCTACTCGGTCGATTGGCTGGAGCACGTGCAGGCGGCCAGTTCCATCCAACGCGACCTCCTCGTCGACGAATTCAAGGTCATCGACGGCACCGTCGGCCTGCCCTCCGCCCCCGGTCTCGGCGTGCGCTTAACCCCCGAGATTATCGACAAATATCGTTTCGTGCCGAGCTCCGGCGAACGCACCTGATACCTCCCGATGAAAATCCACTTCAACATGGCGTTCGCGCTCACGCCCGACCAACGCACCGCCCTGCAACAAATCGCGCCCGGTTGTGAAATCGTGCACACGTCCGAACCGAACCCCGACCTTCTGGACGGCCACGATGTCGACGTGTTGGTGACCGAGCCCGTGCCGCGCGACCTGGCCCAATGGCCGGCCTTGCGCTGGGTGCAGCTGCTTTCCGCCGGTTCCAATCACTTGCAAGGTCACCCGATCTGGGGAACCGACATCGCTGTAACCAATGCCAGCGGCACCCACGGCGTGCCCATCGCCCAATACATCACCGCGACCTGGCTCATGATGATGCATCGCATGCCTGAGCTCTTGGCGTTCAAGCCTTCCCGCATCTGGCCCGACCGCGCGGCGCTTTCCGGCCGCGTCGTGCGCGATCTCACCGTCGGCATCATCGGCTACGGTGGCATCGGGCGGGAGTCGGCCCG is from Synoicihabitans lomoniglobus and encodes:
- a CDS encoding mandelate racemase/muconate lactonizing enzyme family protein, with translation MKITDVTTQLLTARWTDDPSFPQALHSTAIIRIQTDSEFEGLGELTWGYFAPDAVPAMVDYFRPVLIGRDPLAITQLTRALIDDSVWWARSGAGKSVISGLELALWDLKGKAFNVPVWQLLGGAVRERIPVYASGGPSLWPLNNLVRKIEHYAALGYRTAKLSTNYYELPPALDEQVRMTAVAFPFSRRLEVLHEGFTRLRAEFGDTMDFAIDGHQGGVPNPIPVSEAVGIAETLAPFRLRFYEEPLAYTNLDGYAELRSRAQIPLAGGESLCGLDQFHDLITKGGVDVIQPDIGFVGGLQETVRIMHHAEAHNLSTAIHTGASMGPSLAASWHLAAASYSVDWLEHVQAASSIQRDLLVDEFKVIDGTVGLPSAPGLGVRLTPEIIDKYRFVPSSGERT